The segment CGTCTTCGGGGTGCACGCAAATGGCGGTGTCACCAGGAATGGTCTCGGGCCGGGTGGTGGCAATGGTGATATGCCCGCTGCCGTCGGCCAGCAGATAACGCACCTTCCACAACTTGCCACGGCTCTGTTCGTGTTCCACTTCATCGTCGGCCAGGGCCGTGTGGCAACGCGAGCACCAGTTGATGATGTAGTCGCCCTTGTAGATCAGGCCATCGTTGTAGAGCCGCACAAAAACCTTGCGCACAGCGGTGGAAAGGCCTTCGTCCATGGTAAAACGCAGGCGCGTCCAGTCTACGGAATCGCCCAGGGCGCGAGCCTGATCGAGAATGCGGTGGCCGTATTCGTCGCGCCATTCCCACACCCGGTCAATAAAGGCTTCGCGGCCAAGATCCTTGCGGCTCTTGCCTTCCTTGGCCAGGGCGCGTTCCACCACGTTCTGGGTGGCAATGCCCGCATGGTCGGTGCCGGGAACCCAAAGCACGTTCTTGCCCTTCTGGCGGGCATGACGGCAAAGCACGTCGATAAGGGTATGGTTGAGCGCGTGCCCTATGTGCAGCGCGCCCGTGACGTTGGGCGGCGGAATGACAATGGAATACGGCTCGCCGGGGGCGTCCGGATCGGGCGTAAAGGTTTTGTCATCCTCCCAGTGCTTGCGCCACCGGGCTTCAACGTCATGGGGCTCATAGCCCTTGGGTAGCGTATCCGCCATCTTGCTTTCTCCATAAAAGGCGGCGATAATGCGACATTATGTTTGCCGCACAGCCAATCTGCATATTATGGGATGCGTCCCACATCTGGGGCCTCATGGCCTGGCGCGCTGTTCGCGCGCTGGGACTGCCCTGCCGCCTGGTTAAGGGACAAGAAATAGCCGAAGGCGCGTATTTAGGCAAGCCGGGGGGCACAACCCCCAAAGGTGGCCAGCATCAAGGCGGCACGGGCGTGTCGCTGCTGCTGGTTCCCGGCGGCAATGCCCGTCTCAAAGCCGCTGCCCTCACCCCGACCGGGCGCGAAGCAGTGCGCCAGTGGGTTGAACGCGGCGGCAACTATCTGGGGTTTTGCGGCGGCGCGGGGCTTGCCCTCACCCACCCCAACCCAGACCACGGGCTCAACATTTGCCCGTGGGCGCGGGCGGCCTACCCGGAACGCCTCTACCATCTCATTTCGGGCCACGTGCGGGCGCACATCACCCCCGGGCACGAATTTTCACCCCAAAGGCTTGACCAGCCGGAAGGCTCGCCCAAGCCAGACCACCTCACGCCGGGCATGACGTCCTCCTGCATTGGTGCCCGCCGTGCGGCCATTCGCCAGCCAGAAGGCGAAGCCCGGAAGTGCGCCTTTCTGCCCTCCCTGCCTGTGTGGTGGCCGGGCCGCTTTGCCCCGCAAGAGGACGACCGCGTGACCGTGCTGGCCTCGTACGGATTTCCCGACAAGGACTTCTGGCTGGCCGACCTTACGCTACAGAGCATTCCTTCCAAAATTTTTTCGCACTGGCGTGACCTGTACGGGGTCAACCTTTCGGCAGATTTTCTTGAGGGGCAGCCCATGGTTGTCAGCGGCCAGTACGGCCAGGGGCGCTATGTGCTGAGCTATTCACACCTTGAGACACCACACAGCCCCGATGCCAATGCCTGGCTGGCCCAGCTTTTGCGCAGCATGACCGGCCTTGAGCCCAGCCGTGCAGACGTACCCCTGTGGCAGCTGCGCCACCCCTGCGCCGCGTGGCCCGAAGGTACGGGCGGCCCCCTGCTGGACGCCCTGCGCCACATGCGCGAGCTGCTTGATCTGGCAGTGGCGCACCACCTCTTTTTTGCCCGCACCCACTGGCTGTGGGGCTGGCGCACCGGCCTGCCCGGCGCATCGTGCAACAACCTGCATGCAGCCCTGTGCACGGCGGCCAGCCTTGAACCCTCGACGGCGGCTCTGGACTACTGGCAGCAGACAGCCCCACGCTTTGCCAAGCTTGAAAGCCTGTTTGCCTCTGGCGCGGAAGATTATTTTCTGGCCTGCCGCCTGGCGGAAACACTCTCGCCCACCATGCCCGATGCCGTGGACAGGCGGGGCCTTGACCACCAGCGCGAATCGCTGTTTGGCCACCCCATGACCGGCGGCGGCATTATGGCCGAGCTGCTGGGCATGCTGGAGGAACTGATCTACCTTTCCCAGACTGCCACGCCCTGCGACCTGGCCTAGGCCTGACCCAGCTATGTTCCGGGCCACCTGCAGCCTGTCGCCCAGACCACTGGACGGCGACAGCGCATATGGGTATGAGGGCTTTTTTACCAACCTCAGCTACTCTGGTTTATATGTACGCATTTGATCTTGGCTGCACCGCCTACCAGCGCGCCTTTGAAATACAGCAAAAGGCGCAGGCCTTTGTGTTGCAGGGCGGCGACGACATCCTGCTGCTGCTCGAGCACCCGCCCACGGTGACCATGGGCAAAAATTCCGGGCAGGAGAACCTGCCCCCCAACCTCGCGGCCATGTGGGGTTCGGCGGTGGATGTGGTGCACAGCACCCGTGGCGGCAACATTACCTGCCATTTCCCCGGCCAGCTGGTGGCCTACCCCATCATCAACCTGAAAAAACGCACCGACGGCGTCAGGGCCTATGTGTATGATGTGGAAGAAACCGCCAT is part of the Desulfovibrio sp. genome and harbors:
- a CDS encoding BPL-N domain-containing protein, encoding MAWRAVRALGLPCRLVKGQEIAEGAYLGKPGGTTPKGGQHQGGTGVSLLLVPGGNARLKAAALTPTGREAVRQWVERGGNYLGFCGGAGLALTHPNPDHGLNICPWARAAYPERLYHLISGHVRAHITPGHEFSPQRLDQPEGSPKPDHLTPGMTSSCIGARRAAIRQPEGEARKCAFLPSLPVWWPGRFAPQEDDRVTVLASYGFPDKDFWLADLTLQSIPSKIFSHWRDLYGVNLSADFLEGQPMVVSGQYGQGRYVLSYSHLETPHSPDANAWLAQLLRSMTGLEPSRADVPLWQLRHPCAAWPEGTGGPLLDALRHMRELLDLAVAHHLFFARTHWLWGWRTGLPGASCNNLHAALCTAASLEPSTAALDYWQQTAPRFAKLESLFASGAEDYFLACRLAETLSPTMPDAVDRRGLDHQRESLFGHPMTGGGIMAELLGMLEELIYLSQTATPCDLA